The following are from one region of the Prionailurus bengalensis isolate Pbe53 chromosome A2, Fcat_Pben_1.1_paternal_pri, whole genome shotgun sequence genome:
- the TMEM176A gene encoding transmembrane protein 176A isoform X2 gives MSTGMGTVDSDEVAPGALQPTHIDVHIHQESALAKLLISGCSLLRSPISSDLSQTRSRSRILVASWAVLAGAVAFIYEKRGGIYWALLRTLLALAAFSTAIAAIIIGVDNFYKGYFDFGDFICDVSSSTWYRGTPPPSTPSPEEVRRLHLCLSYLNMLKVLFISFQAMLLGVWALLLLASLVPMCLYCWKSLRCKETDQKKLLHVSEI, from the exons ATGTCCACGGGCATGGGGACAGTAGACAGTGATGAGGTGGCTCCTGGAGCCCTGCAGCCCACCCACATTGATGTGCACATCCACCAGGAGTCAGCTCTGGCCAAACTCCTGATAAGTGGATGCTCCTTGCTTCGTTCCCCCATCTCCAGCGACCTCTCCCAGACCAGGAGCAGGAGCCGGATACTGGTGGCCTCCTGG GCTGTGCTGGCTGGAGCTGTTGCCTTCATTTATGAGAAACGGGGTGGCATCTACTGG GCCTTGCTGAGGACCCTGCTCGCCCTGGCAGCTTTCTCCACAGCCATTGCTGCCATCATCATTGGGGTTGATAATTTCTATAAGGGCTACTTTGATTTTGGAGACTTTATCTGTGATGTCTCCTCGAGCACCTGGTACAggggcaccccaccccccagcactcCGAGTCCAGAAGAAGTCAGAAGGCTGCACCTGTGTCTCTCCTATCTGAACATGCTGAAG GTCCTGTTCATAAGTTTTCAGGCCATGCTCTTGGGGGTTTGGGCTCTGCTGCTTCTGGCATCTCTGGTCCCCATGTGTCTGTACTGCTGGAAAAGTCTCCGATGTAAG GAAACAGACCAGAAGAAACTGCTTCATGTGAGTGAAATCTAG
- the TMEM176B gene encoding transmembrane protein 176B isoform X1, with protein sequence MDAQAGWAVTGQEKFPGRIVQEAGSNSRIFISITAQEGWEAERDGEGRMTQNVTVNGVDVASTLSQPTHISIHIYQESALAQLFKAGASLKELFSHPLDTSPFKARMSYGQLALGVTQILLGAVSCALGVLLCLGPWIELCASGCAFWAGSVAIVAGAGAIVYEKHRGKLSGCILGLLMLAGVATAMAAVVLCVNSLTWQSDGFYDIDYVCDYPEPAATTTGYQETWQRNHKSHWTEDRCKTYMQILMNLFLGIRALLLAVCVLQVIVSLASLSVGLRSLCGRSSQPLDEEGTEKKLLGENSAPPSPSKEKTMDAIIL encoded by the exons ATGGATGCTCAGGCAGGGTGGGCTGTGACAGG CCAAGAGAAATTCCCTGGAAGAATTGTGCAAGAAGCTGGGAGCAACAGTAGGATATTTATTAGCATCACTGCTCAGGAGGGATGGGAAGCAGAGCGGGATGGTGAAG GAAGGATGACCCAAAATGTGACTGTGAATGGAGTCGATGTGGCCTCTACGCTGTCCCAGCCCACTCACATCAGCATCCACATCTACCAGGAATCAGCTTTGGCACAATTGTTCAAAGCTGGGGCCTCCCTGAAGGAGCTTTTTTCTCATCCTCTGGACACTAGCCCTTTCAAGGCCAGGATGAGCTATGGGCAGCTGGCACTGGGG GTGACCCAGATATTGCTGGGGGCTGTGAGCTGTGCCCTTGGAGTGTTGCTGTGCTTAGGGCCCTGGATAGAGCTGTGTGCTTCAGGCTGCGCCTTCTGGGCAGGGTCTGTG GCTATTGTAGCAGGAGCTGGGGCCATTGTCTATGAGAAGCACCGGGGAAAACTTTCA GGCTGCATATTAGGTCTGCTCATGCTGGCTGGTGTTGCCACAGCCATGGCTGCTGTTGTCCTTTGTGTGAATAGCTTAACCTGGCAAAGTGATGGCTTCTATGACATCGACTATGTGTGTGATTACCCAGAACCTGCTGCCACAACCACTGGGTACCAAGAGACATGGCAAAGAAATCACAAGTCACATTGGACAGAGGATAGATGTAAAACCTACATGCAAATACTGATG AACTTGTTCCTAGGAATTCGTGCTCTGCTCCTGGCTGTCTGTGTCCTGCAGGTCATTGTATCTTTGGCTTCCCTGAGCGTGGGTCTTCGAAGCTTGTGTGGCCGGAGCTCTCAGCCCCTG gatgaggaaggaacagagaagaagcTACTGGGAGAGAATTCAgcgcctccctccccctccaaggAGAAGACCATGGATGCCATCATCCTGTGA
- the TMEM176A gene encoding transmembrane protein 176A isoform X1, which produces MSTGMGTVDSDEVAPGALQPTHIDVHIHQESALAKLLISGCSLLRSPISSDLSQTRSRSRILVASWVVQMVLGVLSGVLGSFLYIFYSSPLCNSGAAIWTGAVAVLAGAVAFIYEKRGGIYWALLRTLLALAAFSTAIAAIIIGVDNFYKGYFDFGDFICDVSSSTWYRGTPPPSTPSPEEVRRLHLCLSYLNMLKVLFISFQAMLLGVWALLLLASLVPMCLYCWKSLRCKETDQKKLLHVSEI; this is translated from the exons ATGTCCACGGGCATGGGGACAGTAGACAGTGATGAGGTGGCTCCTGGAGCCCTGCAGCCCACCCACATTGATGTGCACATCCACCAGGAGTCAGCTCTGGCCAAACTCCTGATAAGTGGATGCTCCTTGCTTCGTTCCCCCATCTCCAGCGACCTCTCCCAGACCAGGAGCAGGAGCCGGATACTGGTGGCCTCCTGG gtGGTACAGATGGTGCTGGGGGTGTTGAGTGGGGTTCTAGGGAGTTTCCTGTACATCTTCTACTCTTCCCCCTTGTGCAACTCAGGAGCTGCCATCTGGACAGGGGCTGTG GCTGTGCTGGCTGGAGCTGTTGCCTTCATTTATGAGAAACGGGGTGGCATCTACTGG GCCTTGCTGAGGACCCTGCTCGCCCTGGCAGCTTTCTCCACAGCCATTGCTGCCATCATCATTGGGGTTGATAATTTCTATAAGGGCTACTTTGATTTTGGAGACTTTATCTGTGATGTCTCCTCGAGCACCTGGTACAggggcaccccaccccccagcactcCGAGTCCAGAAGAAGTCAGAAGGCTGCACCTGTGTCTCTCCTATCTGAACATGCTGAAG GTCCTGTTCATAAGTTTTCAGGCCATGCTCTTGGGGGTTTGGGCTCTGCTGCTTCTGGCATCTCTGGTCCCCATGTGTCTGTACTGCTGGAAAAGTCTCCGATGTAAG GAAACAGACCAGAAGAAACTGCTTCATGTGAGTGAAATCTAG
- the TMEM176B gene encoding transmembrane protein 176B isoform X2 translates to MTQNVTVNGVDVASTLSQPTHISIHIYQESALAQLFKAGASLKELFSHPLDTSPFKARMSYGQLALGVTQILLGAVSCALGVLLCLGPWIELCASGCAFWAGSVAIVAGAGAIVYEKHRGKLSGCILGLLMLAGVATAMAAVVLCVNSLTWQSDGFYDIDYVCDYPEPAATTTGYQETWQRNHKSHWTEDRCKTYMQILMNLFLGIRALLLAVCVLQVIVSLASLSVGLRSLCGRSSQPLDEEGTEKKLLGENSAPPSPSKEKTMDAIIL, encoded by the exons ATGACCCAAAATGTGACTGTGAATGGAGTCGATGTGGCCTCTACGCTGTCCCAGCCCACTCACATCAGCATCCACATCTACCAGGAATCAGCTTTGGCACAATTGTTCAAAGCTGGGGCCTCCCTGAAGGAGCTTTTTTCTCATCCTCTGGACACTAGCCCTTTCAAGGCCAGGATGAGCTATGGGCAGCTGGCACTGGGG GTGACCCAGATATTGCTGGGGGCTGTGAGCTGTGCCCTTGGAGTGTTGCTGTGCTTAGGGCCCTGGATAGAGCTGTGTGCTTCAGGCTGCGCCTTCTGGGCAGGGTCTGTG GCTATTGTAGCAGGAGCTGGGGCCATTGTCTATGAGAAGCACCGGGGAAAACTTTCA GGCTGCATATTAGGTCTGCTCATGCTGGCTGGTGTTGCCACAGCCATGGCTGCTGTTGTCCTTTGTGTGAATAGCTTAACCTGGCAAAGTGATGGCTTCTATGACATCGACTATGTGTGTGATTACCCAGAACCTGCTGCCACAACCACTGGGTACCAAGAGACATGGCAAAGAAATCACAAGTCACATTGGACAGAGGATAGATGTAAAACCTACATGCAAATACTGATG AACTTGTTCCTAGGAATTCGTGCTCTGCTCCTGGCTGTCTGTGTCCTGCAGGTCATTGTATCTTTGGCTTCCCTGAGCGTGGGTCTTCGAAGCTTGTGTGGCCGGAGCTCTCAGCCCCTG gatgaggaaggaacagagaagaagcTACTGGGAGAGAATTCAgcgcctccctccccctccaaggAGAAGACCATGGATGCCATCATCCTGTGA